The Cydia amplana chromosome 19, ilCydAmpl1.1, whole genome shotgun sequence genome includes a window with the following:
- the LOC134656770 gene encoding cell cycle control protein 50A-like, with protein sequence MASSETSDQNVKSRRPAESAFKQQRLPAWQPILTAGTVLPTFFVIGIAFIPVGIGLLYFSDEVKEHVIDYTYCIREGDESNTTCATYIQNKTMSECTCSISFNLTEDFKGDVYFYYGLSNYYQNHRRYVKSRDDNQLLGRLSLTPSSDCEPFAYVTQDPNTPNARKIPVAPCGAIANSLFNDTLTVWSEELGRTVPVSRTGIAWDSDKTIKFRNPSGDLKTAFANFSKPANWAKNIWELDLEDDNNNGFQNEDLIVWMRTAALPTFRKLYRRVKHDEQGFATGLVKGLYTLKVEYKYPVIEFDGTKSFVISTTSLLGGKNPFLGVAYIVVGTLCLLLGIVLLVIHVRCSKR encoded by the exons ATGGCTTCTAGTGAGACATCGGATCAAAATGTGAAGTCTCGGCGGCCCGCAG AATCTGCATTTAAGCAGCAGCGACTGCCTGCTTGGCAGCCCATACTTACTGCCGGAACTGTTCTACCAACGTTTTTCGTGATTGGGATTGCATTTATTCCAGTTGGGATTGGGCTCCTATACTTCTCAGATGAG GTCAAAGAGCATGTAATAGACTACACATATTGCATTAGAGAAGGTGATGAAAGCAACACAACATGCGCCACCTATATACAAAACAAGACTATGTCAGAATGCACATGTTCAATCTCCTTCAATCTCACTGAGGACTTCAAGGGAGACGTCTATTTCTACTATGGGCTTAGCAACTATTACCAGAACCATCGTCGATATGTTAAATCAAG AGACGACAACCAGCTGCTGGGGCGGCTGTCGCTGACGCCATCTTCGGACTGCGAGCCCTTCGCCTACGTCACCCAGGACCCGAACACGCCCAACGCCAGGAAGATACCCGTGGCGCCCTGCGGAGCTATTGCCAACTCCTTGTTCAACG ACACGCTGACGGTGTGGTCGGAAGAGCTGGGCCGCACCGTGCCCGTGAGCCGCACCGGCATCGCGTGGGACTCCGACAAGACCATCAAGTTCCGCAACCCCTCCGGAGACCTCAAGACTG CGTTTGCCAACTTCAGCAAGCCGGCTAACTGGGCCAAGAACATCTGGGAGCTGGATTTGGAAGACGACAATAACAACGGTTTCCAG AACGAGGACTTAATCGTGTGGATGCGCACGGCGGCGCTGCCCACGTTCCGCAAGCTGTACCGGCGCGTCAAGCACGACGAGCAGGGCTTCGCCACCGGCCTCGTCAAGGGACTCTATACTCTCAAAGTCGAATATA AATACCCGGTGATCGAGTTCGACGGGACGAAGTCGTTCGTAATCTCGACCACGTCACTACTCGGCGGCAAGAACCCGTTCCTGGGCGTGGCCTACATCGTGGTGGGCACGCTGTGCCTGCTGCTGGGCATCGTGCTGCTCGTCATACACGTGCGGTGCTCCAAGAGGTAA